Below is a genomic region from Pirellulales bacterium.
GCTTTCGAGTAATTGGTTGTGGTGGACCTCCCGGCGTGATTCCGGTGCCCCGCCCCTCGCCGCGGTTTGCCTGGCTGGTACTTGCCCGTCCTCCTGCACGTGGAGAAATGCTTGAAAGGCCGTCCGCGGCGCAATTTCGTGGCATTGGTTGCCGGGCTCGATTATCGTAGACGACTGTGCCGGTGCGATCCCTCGTCGTCGACAGCGGGGGCCGGCGAGAATCACTTCTGAGAAGCCGCGCATGTCCTTCTCACGCCGTCTGCGACGCCGTCCGATCCGTGGCGCGAACAGTCGTCGTTCGTTGCGTCGCCCGCGTCGCACCCGACAAAGCACGATTCGTCCGCACCGCTTTCCACGCCTGCGCGACTGGCACGCCACCTAGGCCGCCCCGGTTGTAATTCGCACGAGCGTTTACGCGATGCCGTGGCAGTGGCGTTAGTCGCCGGACGGTCATTTCGCCCACAATTACGGGCCTTTCTCCGCGCATTCCGCTGTGCGGTTCCTTCTCAACCTGCGGTGCAACCGATAGGATGCTGGAGTCGGGCCCCTGGCCATCGTCTGACGAAGGGCCCAGGTCCATCCCCTCGCGATTTCTGCCCGCCGGCACTCGGACCACCTGGGGTTCATGAGCGAAGCACCAGCCCAAACCGCGCCGCATCGCGCCCAGCCCGAGCCTCTCTCGCCAGAGATCCGCAGTATTCAGCCGGGAGGGGGCAATTGCTACTCGCTCGAGCTGGCCTGGGGCTGCGTGCGCCGCTGGTACCTGCGGACGTTTCGCCGCGGCTATGTGGCCCGCATGGCGGCCCTGCGGCAGGGGGATCCCACGGGCTACCCGCATCCAATGCTCGACCCGCGCGATCTGAAGTTCTTTCGCAATCAGGGAAACCTCGCCTGGGAAGCGGCCGACGACCCCTTTGCCTGGCGCGAGCGCATTCCCTTCGCGCGCTGGGGATTGGCCGAGTTGTTCCTGATGGGGGCGCCGCTGGCGGCGATCACCTTCGTCCTCGGTTACTGGCTAACCCCTTGGGCTGCGATACCCACCGCCATTGTGTTGGCCTTGGTGGTGTACTTTTTTCGCGATCCACCCCGCCGCGTCCCCACGGAGCCTGGGTTGTACGTTTCGCCCGCCGATGGCCGTATCGTCGACGTGGCCGAAGTCGAGCACGATGAGTTCATCGGTGGGCCGGCCGTGCGGATCGGGATCTTTCTCTCGATCTTCAACGTGCATATCAATCGTGCCCCTTGCCGCGCGCGAGTCATCCGGCTGCGTTATTCGCCGGGCGAGTTTCGCAACGCCCTCGACCCAAGCAGCCTGATCCACAACGAGAACATGTGGATCGGGCTGGAAGAAGAGGATGCCCCGCACCGCAAGCTGATCCTGCGCCAGGTG
It encodes:
- a CDS encoding phosphatidylserine decarboxylase family protein; translated protein: MSEAPAQTAPHRAQPEPLSPEIRSIQPGGGNCYSLELAWGCVRRWYLRTFRRGYVARMAALRQGDPTGYPHPMLDPRDLKFFRNQGNLAWEAADDPFAWRERIPFARWGLAELFLMGAPLAAITFVLGYWLTPWAAIPTAIVLALVVYFFRDPPRRVPTEPGLYVSPADGRIVDVAEVEHDEFIGGPAVRIGIFLSIFNVHINRAPCRARVIRLRYSPGEFRNALDPSSLIHNENMWIGLEEEDAPHRKLILRQVAGAIARRIVCDTRPGEVLERGRKFGMIKLGSRTELLMAASLGLKINVKPGDNVKAGATIMARYE